The genomic DNA GCTGATCCGTCGTACTGATAGATTTGGCCAGATAGGTTATTGGCGCTGGACTCTGTTGATCTTCGGGTTGAAAAGGCGATATTATCACCATGGATAACCATTTTCTGAATACCGTAGCCATCGTAGACCATAGTCCAATCTGAACCATCATAGGAATATATATTTCCAGTATTGGACTGTGTGTCGTATCCCCCAGCGTATAAAATACCGTCTTTTATCACTAATGAGGTTACGGTCATTAGTGGAGTATCGTAAGCCGTGAGCCAGTTTGACCCGTTCCATTTGTAAATAGTTCCAGACCAGTGTGTTCCTGCATATAATTCACCATCATATTCGCTAAGAGAAGTAACACCGTTAGAGAAACTGCTTCCCATATCTTCCCACTCTTCGGATGTGCTGTTCCATTTAAGCACACAGCCATTATAGCCTCTTCGAGCACCTACTAATAAATCCCCATCAATGCTTTCAATGCTAAAAGTTGATGTGGTTCCAAGCGGTGTTAGATCTGAAAAATGATTCCAGCCATTAGGTCCTAAGCCGTAATCGTTTTTTGTTCCGTCGTAAGTGTAAATATTATTTCCATACAAGGTATAAAGTAAATTTTCATGAATAGTAGTATGATACAAAATTATACTGCCTGTATAGGAATGTTTCCAACTATCGTTTAAGGGGTCGTAAATAAATGTGCCGGCACTTGAGCCAACAATTATTTTATCTTGGAATACTGCAACACCATAAAATGAATTATCGTTGTTTTCGATGAGTTTGATATCACCGGGAAGTGTAGAATAATCGACATTATTATCTACATAGAATTTTGTAACATCTGTAAATGTTTCTTGACCGGAGCCTCCCGACCAATCGGTTTGGGTGTAGCTTATCTGTGCTTGACAAAAAGTGATACTTGAACCTAATAAGATTAAAAAGAGGATAGTTTTTTTCATATCAATTTGTTTTAAAGGTTAATAAAAGACGTATTTATCTTGTTAAAATTACAACGAACGGAATGTGAATATCAAGACTAATTAGTAATAGCAACACTTGAACTAATATTCGAAGGGTTTTGTCCTTTATTTGAAGTGAAAAGCCCCATCTCATACTTATGAGACAGGGCTATAATTTAGATAATGGGGATTGCTAATTTGTTACCACCATTTTCTGTATGAGTCGGGTTTCATTATTGATTAATTCAACCGTGTAAACACCTGGAACAATATCTGTAATAGAAATGTAACGTTTGGTGTTCCCTGTTCTAATTTCGAATTGATCCACTTCGTATACAAGTGCTCCTAATTGGTTAAAGATTCTAATATTGAAATTATCTTCAATATCAGATTCAACAAACAGCATAAAACTACCATTGTTTGGACTTGGGTAGATCGTAAGCATCTGTGAGTCAAATACAGGAAGAGTCTTTGTCCCTTCGTTATTACTTGTACTTATTCCATTTCCTGTCCAATTCCAAATTACATTTTTACCGTTTCCAATAATCTTCTCAGCAAAGAACTGTCCGTTCATATATCCGATATCCACACTTTTTGGATTTTGTTGAACGTGAATGTCTCCTCGAGGAACATAAACACAAGCATTAAATTCTACGCCTTCAGACTTTATATGAAGTTGTCCTTTATGATCATCATTTCCTTTCGGTCCTTTTGGTCCTTTTTTATGGGCATTATATTCTTCGCCAATATAGAAGATAACTTTATATAAGTTTGGATTAACGATACAGTAGCTTTCGAGCATAACTTTTTCTTTTACGCGAACGATAGCATCAGATTCAAATATTATTTGGGAAGAAGTACCTTTTTTTGCTTTCTTCATCTGAAGATTTTGAATAAAGATTTCATTTTGTGTGAAAGTCAAATTAGAGCCTCTTCCAAGTACAATATTGCCAAATACTTGTCCAGTTAGAATAATATCACAGTTATCACCAATAATTAAATTGTAGTTTTCACCACTTATTACATCGGTTTCGCCATTACGAATTCTAATATACTTTGTAATTCTAGAATAGGTATTGTATAGCATTTGTGGTAGCTCCATAGTTGCTTGTTCTTTAATCACTTCTGGTAAAATAGAGGTTCTATGAGCAAATACTTTAGGTGCTTTTACAAAGGCTCCATTACCTTCTACTTCGGCATAACGTAAGAAATATGCTTTTCCATTAGAATAACTGGATCCAATAGCACCATTCTTGACCAAATGGTTTTGGCCTATCAGTACGCTTTTAAAACCAAGGATTATGTACGAACTCGCTAAGTTTTCAGGAATATAATCGTAATAAGCAGCATCAGGTGATACACAGCCATTCTGATCAGTTACAATAACATTGTAAGTCCCTTCTAAATCATCATCAATGGAAAGACCGATGGATTGTGTTGTTTCTCCATTAGACCATGCATAGAAGCCTTCAGATGTAGAAGAACTAGCCGTTAAGGTTAACTCGTTACAGCACATACTTACATCAGATGGAGTGATGCTTGCAATTGGTAAAGGATTGATTATAACCTCAAATGAGCAATCGCTTGAATTTCCTGAAGCATCTGTTACTGTCCAAGTAACTTCTGTAGTTCCTGTTGGGAATATCGCTCCTTCAAGAGTATTTGAACTATTGAA from Bacteroidales bacterium includes the following:
- a CDS encoding T9SS type A sorting domain-containing protein, with protein sequence MKKTILFLILLGSSITFCQAQISYTQTDWSGGSGQETFTDVTKFYVDNNVDYSTLPGDIKLIENNDNSFYGVAVFQDKIIVGSSAGTFIYDPLNDSWKHSYTGSIILYHTTIHENLLYTLYGNNIYTYDGTKNDYGLGPNGWNHFSDLTPLGTTSTFSIESIDGDLLVGARRGYNGCVLKWNSTSEEWEDMGSSFSNGVTSLSEYDGELYAGTHWSGTIYKWNGSNWLTAYDTPLMTVTSLVIKDGILYAGGYDTQSNTGNIYSYDGSDWTMVYDGYGIQKMVIHGDNIAFSTRRSTESSANNLSGQIYQYDGSAITLIHTLPTESYAFDLLSYNGNLYYGGVGNSTFGGVATSDFYKNGTVLEKVYGGYLYSSDIVNSTGAWGGYIEYDITDSERSGVSVTLREKRSDDSYGPVIQFPENTIIDLSENTIQYIIYFWGLKDADLPSMQEIQLQTSDYLPAAELENPKYFSLYPNPSNGKVQIQIQANLTTTYSLRIYNYLGKMVYNEDRLNDEITYLDLSNLVKGIYLVELKNKNQRTIQKLEIY